Genomic segment of Kiritimatiellia bacterium:
TTGAGCCCAACATCGTCGGAACGTACAGCGCGATGAATTTCTTTCTGGGCGGGGAGACCGGCATCAAGTGGAACCAGCTTCATGCGCTGTTTCAGGTCGGCCAGATCACCTACGAGGAATTTGCGGAGCAATTCACCCCGTTCTACCTCGAGAGGGGCCTCATCGACTACAAGGAGCAGACCCGCGACTGGCGGCGCGGCATGCAGCGGAACGAGTTGTTCCTTGCCGGAATTCGCGCCCGCGCGCTGTTCGGCGCGGAAGGAGCGGAGGCGAATACGGAGTGGATCCGTTACCGGTCGCTGACGTCGAACCGGCAGGTCTGGGCGGAGATCGACCGGAGCCGGCAGATGAAACTGATGGAACAGGGAATTGCAAAGGACGCTGCGGGCCCGTACGAGTACAAGCCCGCCGTTCTGGCTGCCGTCAAAGCAAGATTGGAGGCAAAGCGATGAACCGAATCGTGCTTACGCCGTTGGCCGCCCAGCCCATCGGGCCCTACAATCAGGCGGTGATTGCGGGCAACCTAGTGTATACGTCCGGGCAGATCCCCATCGACCCGGCGACCGGACAAATGGAAACCGGCGACATTAGGACTCAGACCGAGGTAGTCCTCCGCAACCTCAAGGCGATTCTCGAGGCGGCTGGATCGGGCCTGGACCGGGTGGTCAAGGTGACAGTTTTCCTGCAGGACATGAACGACTTTGCCGCGATGAACGAGGTCTACATGAAATATTTCCCCGACAAGGTGACGGCACCGGCCCGCAGCACGATTCAGGTGGCCCGGCTGCCGAAGGATGCCAAAGTGGAAATCGAGGCCGTGGCGAGCGTATAGACGTTTTGACGCCGGCTCGCCGGTAATCACAGCGGCGAAGAGCGAGGCCCCATGACACCCAAAAAAGTCCATTGGCACCAGGTCAGGCACCATTGGGAAATCTACCTTTTCATCCTCCCCACCCTGATTCTGATCGGGCTGTTTCAGTATTATCCGGCGGCGAGCGGGATCTTTCACAGTTTTTATCGTTGGAACGGGTCGGACATCGCCGAGCCGGTCGGTTGGCTGAATTACATCGACCTCATTCGCAACCCGGAATTCTGGAACTCCTTCCGGCTGGCATTCATTTTGGGCGCATGGAATGTGGTCAAAATGATCCCCGCGCTGCTTGTGGCGGTGGCGATCCACCGCTGTCGCAGCGAACGGATGAACTTTTTCTACCGCACGCTGTTTGTCGTGCCGATGGTCATCCCCGGGCTGATCGTCGTGCTGATCTGGCGGTCGTTTTTCTTTGAGGCCACATCCGGCTATTTGAACCGTTTTCTGGTCGAAAGTGGATTGTTTGGCCTGCTGGTTCGTCTGGACCAAGCGCTGGGCTGGGGCGGCATCTTCGTCGAAGGACAGATGCCCGCCTGGCTTGGCGACCCGCGGCTGATTGTGACGGCGTGCATCGTGTGGGGTTTCCCCTGGGTGGGCTCATTTGCCGTGCTGACGCACCTGGCGAAACTGCAGGCCATCAGCAAGGACGTGTACGAGGCGGCGGAAATCGACGGCGTCAACTGGTTCACGAAGTTCACTCGGATCGAGCTGCCGCTCATCATGGGGTCCATTTATCTGCTGCTTGTCTTTGTCATCATCGACACGATCAAGGATGCGGGGATGATCCTGGCCCTCGCAGGGCTTGAAGGGGGACCGGGCGGAAAAGCGACTGTTCCGGCGCTGTTCATGTTGCGCAAGGCCTTTCTCACGCAGGAGATGGGCGCGGCATGCGCGGTCGGCATCGTGTTGACGATTGTGGTCCTCGGGTTGCAAAAGCTTAGCACGCTGATGCTGGGGTGGACGAATTTGAACCCCCGACAGAAGGCGGCCGTCCGCTTGACGACGAGCGCGGTGGGACTCGGCATCCTGATCGGCGCTTACAAGTGGGGTCTCCACCGCATTGAGGGGTTGGGATGGCTGTTTGTGGTGGCTTCGATACCGTTTCCCCAAATCTTTGCTTGGCTTTCGCGCTGGCTGCCGGAACGGAAGCGCGATGAGCACTGGGTGCGGCCAGAAGACCGCGCGTTTGCGCTAGAGTCCAATCCTTGGTATCGCGCGGCTCGTGTGGTGGGCGGCCTTTCGCTGCGCGCCCTCAAGCACGCGTTCATTTGGTTCGTCCTGATTTTCGCTTTCCTGCCGCTCTATCTGATGATCGTGGTGAGCTTCAAGGACAACCAGCAATTCTACCTGGCGCCCGCAGCGCTGACGACGCCGCTGCACTGGGAGAACTGGCGAGCGGCCTGGGACGCAGTGACCCCCACGGTGGCCAACAGCCTGTTCATCTCAACAAGCTCGACGCTGCTCACGCTCTTTCTCGCCCTTTGTGGCGCGTATTTCTTCGCCCGGCTCCGGATGCCGCTTTCCGGGACATTCTGGAATGCCATTCTGCTGTTGATGATGATGCCGGCGATCGCGAACCTCGTGCCGCTGTTCATCTTGCTGCGGGATATGAACCTGCTGAACACGCTGTCGGCCCTCATCATTGTCGGCGCCTCCGGCGGGCAGATTTTCGGCATCTTCATGCTTAGAAACTTCATATCGGACATTCCGCAGGACCTTTTCGAGGCAGCCGAGATCGACGGGGCGACTCACTTCCAGCAACTGCGCCATGTGGTGATACCGCTGTCGGGTCCGATTCTGGGGACGATCGGGGTGATGCACTTCATCGGCGCTTGGAATGATTTTGTACTGCCCCTGATTGTGATGCGGGACCATGCGAGGCTGCCCGTCATGGTACAGCTTCTCCGGATGGCCGGTGAATACATAAAGCTCTGGGGACCGTTGATGGCCGGGTACGCGATTGCATCGATCCCAATTATTATCCTGTTTATCTTTGCCCAGCGGTTGTTCATCAAGGGGATGACCGAGGGTGCCGTGAAAGGCTAGCGATGAAACCATCGGATTATTTTCCGCAGGTACAGCCTTGACGCGGACTTAAAATTTTCCTAATTCAACCGCCACGATGTCGCGCCGATCCGAGCTTGCCGGGATAGTCACGATGCTCAAACCGATCTCGCTCGCCGGCTGCTGTCTGGCTCTGGTCATGGCGGCAGCCACGGCGCGGGCCCAATCTGTCGATCAGGATTTTGAGTTTGCCCAGCGCCTGATCGAGCGAGGTTTTCCGGACTTCGCAAACAAGTTGATGCAGCAGGTTGCAGCGAAGCACCCGGACCAGGCCGGCCGGGCGAAGCTCGTCAAGGCCGAAGGGCTAATTTCCCAGCGCAAGTTCGCAGAGGCGGAGGCGGTGATCTCAGAGCTTCCCGCCGGCGACCCCAAAGCGGATGCAATTCGTTTGGCGCTGGGCCGCGGCTACTTCCGTGTGGGGGACATGGATCGCGCCCGGGCGATCTACAAGGGGTTCTTTGACCAGTTCAAGACGCCCCCGTCGGACCCGGACCTGTTGAAGGCCTATCGCGACGCCGCCTACCAATTTGCGCAAATGCTTCAGCAGGCCGGCGATTTGGCCGGCGCCGCGGAGGCGCTGGGCCGGATTATCGCGACCAAACCGGGACGGGAGATCGAGCGTTCGTTGATGGCCGAGCAGGCGCAAATGCTGGTCGATCAGGCCGTCAAATCGTCCGGAGCCGAACGCACTCAATTGCTGGACCGCGCGGCGAAAATCTGCGGTGAGATTCAGTGGGGCGGCGTCGACCTCTGGTTCGGCCACTCGATCATCACGCTGGCCAATATCGAGCTAGCGAAGGGCAACCGGGCGCGGGCCCAGGAACTGATCACCAAACAGTACCGCGATATCCTCCGTGAAATCGACAAGCTCATCGAGGAACAGAATCTATCGCGCGCGCTGAATCCAAATGCGGGGGCGCGATTCCTACTGGGCCAAATGTATGAGCAGGACGCCGAGGCGGCCGCCCGGGACCCCGCAAAGAAGGATGAGGTTATTCAGGCGCTCGGTCGCGCGCTGAACGAATATTTCAATGTCTTCGTGAAATATGGGGACAGCGACTGGGGCCCGCGTGCAGGCATCAAAGCAAATGAGGTTAAGGCCCGGCTCGAGTCGATGGGCAAGACCGTGAACGTCGACCTTGGCGCCCACGCCGAACAGGCCGCGGCGACGCAGATGCGCCTGGCGGACAACCTGTTCCGGGAAAAGAAGTTTGCTGAGGCCGCCGTGGAATATCTGCGAGTGGCGAACGCCTACCCCACGGCCGACGCGGCGGCCCGGGCGCTGGGGTTCGCGACCCAGTCCTACCTCGAACTCGGCGACAAACTTTTCGCGCGGATGGTGATCCAGCACATCGCCGAGCGCTACAGCGGGCGGCCCGCCGGGGCGACGGCGCTATTGGCGGCGGCCACAACCGCGAACAATAAGAAGGATTCGGAATTCGCCACCGAGATCTACGAGGCGTATTTGAAGGGCTTCCCGCAGCATGAGCGCGCCGGAATGATCCTCTTCTTCCTCGGCAACGAGCGGCGCAAGGCGGGCGATAATGAGGGCGCCAACTATTACTTCCAGCGGATCGTCGACAACTACCCCAAAGATCAGTATTACCCGCAGGCGCTGCGCCTTATTGCGCGGAGTTATTATGATCTCGGCGACTTCGAGAAGGCCGCCGCCGCATATGCCAAGCTGGTCAATGACGTGCCGCCGAGCCCCGAACGGGCCGCGGCGCAGTTCAGCCTCGCCGATTGCTATGTCCGGCTCCAGCAATGGCCGAAAGCGGCCGCCGAGCTGAAAACCCTGATCGACTGGCTCACGCCCACCAACAATCCCTATGCGTCGACCGACGCCGACCGGGAGCGGAATCGCGCGCTGCTCGAGCGCGCCTTCTTCCAGCGCGCCAACGTCATCGCCCGCATTACCGCGCCGGCGGATCGCGTGCAACAACTGCGCTCGGCGGCCCTCCAGCTTTACGAGCAGTTCTTGTCCCAGTTTCCGAAATCGGAGCTCGCGCCGAAGGCCCTGATGGGCCTTGGTCAGATGCAGCTCGCACTCGGCCAGACGGATGCGGCGGCCCAGACCTTCGACCGCCTCGCCCGCGAATATCCCCAGTCGGAAGAGGGAAAAAATGCCTTATTTTCTCTTGCTCGGAGCGCGATGGAAATCGGCCAGATCGAGCAGGCCCGGCAGGCCTTTCGCAAGATGGCCCAGACGCCGGACCGCTTCTCACCGGATGAATTCGCGCGCATCGGGCAGCTCATGATCGACGCCAAGTTGTACGACGAGGCGCTCGAGGCGTTCCGCATTGCGGCGGAAAATCCGCAGATTCTGGCGACGAAAGACACGCCGGCTTCGCGCGCCATCCTCGAGCGCGCGTTGTTCGGCGTCGGCAGCGCCAATTTTGCCCGCGGCAACTATGAGGAGGCCGTCAAGGCCCTCGAACGATTGCTTCAGGAATATCCGCGCAGCGGATTGTTTTTCGAGGCGAGGTTTATGCTAGGCGAAGCCTATGCCGCTCTCGGGAATTTCCTCGCCGCCAGCCAGTCGCTAAGCGACATTTTCCGGTTCGCGAATGATCCGATCCAAATCAACCGGGCGAGCATGAAGCTCGCCGAAGTGCAGCTCCGCGCCAACGACAAGGCGGGCGCACTGGCCTCGTATCAACGCGTGGCGCTCCTGTCCGATCCCTCAAAACAGGAACAGAGGCCGTTTATTCAGGAAGCGTTGCTGAAGAGCGTCCCGCTGGCAATGGAAATCGGCCGGTTCAAGGACGCAGTCGAGAGTTGCGATCAATTCTTGCAGCTTTTCCCGACGAGTGACAAAGTATCCGATGTGCGGCGGATGCGCGCAGAGGCGGCGTTACAGGTCAGCTCGGCGGCGGGCGCGCCGCCCGCTGGTTCGCCGCCCGCCGGCTCGCCGGCATCCGGCCAGTCCGGAGGTGAAACCCCATGATTCGGTTGAGTTCTTGGCTCCTTGCTGCAATCGCGGCAGCCGGTTTCCTGACCGGACCGCTCGCCGAAGCGCAAAATCCATTTGTCGTGCTGCCCAACGGCGAGCGCGTCGAAGGGACGGACATTCGCGCGCGATCCGATGGAACCATTGTCCTCACGACGCCGCGCGGGCAGGTCACCTACCAGAGAGGCCAGTATGTGCGCGCGGAGGCGGCCAGGCCAGCCGATTTCGACCGCGCCCGACAGCTTGCCCAGCAAAAGAATTATGACGAGGCGCTGCGCCTGCTCGAGCAAGTAGCGCAGAACTATCGATTTCTTACATGGGACAACCAAGCCCGGTTGCTCTCCGCCCAGATCTTAGTGTTGAAGGGAGACCACGCCGCGGCGGTCTCCATGTACGAACGCCTGTTTCAAGCGGCCCCGGATCAACGGCGGGAAAGCGCCGTGCTAATGGGATATCTTGCGGCCCTCAACGAAGCCAAACAATTTGAAAAACTCGCGCCCCAGTTGGACGATCTCGTCGCCAAGGGATCGCGCTCGGACGCCGCGCGCGCACTGGTGCTGCGGGGCGACATGAAGATGGCGCAGGGTCAGGTCGAGGGAGCGGTTTTGGACTACCTTCGGGCTGCGTTTCTATTCGAATCGGAACGAGCGGTGGTGCCCGAGGCTCTGTTCAAGGCAGCCGAGGGGCTCGAGCGGCTGCGCGACCCACGCAGCCGGGACCTCTATCGGCGAGTTGCAACGGAATTTAGCGGATCTCCGTTCGCGCAACGCGCGCAGGGGAAGCTATGAGAGGATTGAACGGCCAACAGGAAAAGATGCGGAGGAAGAGACACATGTCGACGCGCACACGAACAACGATGGGTCTGGTGGCGGTAATCGCAGCGGCGTGGATCGGAGTCGTTGCGGCCCCGGCCTTCGGGCAGGAGATGGAACTATCCCCGGAGGCAAAGGCGGCCGAGGCGGCGGCGGCGAAAAAAGGCTCGCCGATGAGTTTCTTCAATGTTGTCGCGAGCGGGGGCACCATGGGTGTCATTCTGTGGATCGCCCTCATCTCCTGCTCCGTGGCCGGCTTCGCGCTGATCGTGGATTCCTTCATCACGGTGCGGGAAAAGAAAATCGTGCAAGAGTCCCTCGTGCAAAAAGTGCGCGAGGCGATTGAGCAGGGCGACGTGATGAAAGCGCTGAAACACTGCGAAGAGGAGCCGGGCCCGCTGGCGAACATCCTCAGCGCGGGATTTAGCAACGTGCAGGAGGGGTTCGAAGCGGTTCAGGAGGCCGTCGGCGTGGCTGCCGACCTCGAGAGCGAGAAACTGCTGCAGCGCGTCACCTACTTGAACGTCGTCGCCAATTTGTCTCCGATGCTGGGCCTGCTCGGCACGGTGCAAGGCATGATTTTTGCCTTCGCCAACCTCGCGACGATGCAGGCCGGCGCCGCCCAGCAGCAGATGCTCGCCATCAACATCGCGCAAGCGCTCTACACGACGGCCGGAGGGCTCATCGCCGCGGTACCTGCCGTGGGCTTCTTCTATTTCTTCCGCAATAAGGCCACTAAGATCATTCTGGGCATGGAAGCGTTGACCACGGACCTGGTCAAATCCCTCCGCAACGTCGAAGTCGTTTCCGAATAAGATCGGGATCCGCCTACATGGCACGGCGCAAGCAGGAAGACACGAGCATCAACATGACGCCGATGATCGACGTCGTGTTCCAGCTCATCATCTTCTTCGTCGTCACAACGGACATGCAGCAGAAGGCCATCGACGAGAGCATCCGGCTCGCGATGGCGCCGCATGCCAAACCTGTCGAGACGAGGGATCCACGGGAGATCGTCATCGAAGTCGACAAGAACGGCCGAATTTCGATTGCGCGCGTGTACATGTCCGCGGATTACCTTTACACTGTCATTCGAAAGGTCGTGGCCGATCACGGCCAGACGGTCCCCGTGATCATCCGAGCGGACGGGGAAACGCGGCATGACGCGATTCGAGCCGCGATGGACGCGGTGACCCGCGCGGGACTGTGGAAGGTCAAGTTCGCGGCGATTCGAGAAAAGGCAAGTTAGGAATCCAACATGGCGCGCGAACGTAAACGCGATCGCAGCGGGGAATCCGGTGAGTTGAACATGACGGCGATGATCGACGTCGTGTTCCAGCTACTGATCTTCTTCCTCGTGACCCAAAAACCAATTGATTCGCTGGCGAATCTGGACGTCTCGCGGCCGGCGCCAGAGGCCAAGAAAGAGCAGATGCAGACGCCTCCAAAGATGATCCGGATTCATATCTACCCCGACGGGTTTACCATCAATGATCGGCCG
This window contains:
- a CDS encoding RidA family protein, with amino-acid sequence MNRIVLTPLAAQPIGPYNQAVIAGNLVYTSGQIPIDPATGQMETGDIRTQTEVVLRNLKAILEAAGSGLDRVVKVTVFLQDMNDFAAMNEVYMKYFPDKVTAPARSTIQVARLPKDAKVEIEAVASV
- a CDS encoding ABC transporter permease subunit codes for the protein MTPKKVHWHQVRHHWEIYLFILPTLILIGLFQYYPAASGIFHSFYRWNGSDIAEPVGWLNYIDLIRNPEFWNSFRLAFILGAWNVVKMIPALLVAVAIHRCRSERMNFFYRTLFVVPMVIPGLIVVLIWRSFFFEATSGYLNRFLVESGLFGLLVRLDQALGWGGIFVEGQMPAWLGDPRLIVTACIVWGFPWVGSFAVLTHLAKLQAISKDVYEAAEIDGVNWFTKFTRIELPLIMGSIYLLLVFVIIDTIKDAGMILALAGLEGGPGGKATVPALFMLRKAFLTQEMGAACAVGIVLTIVVLGLQKLSTLMLGWTNLNPRQKAAVRLTTSAVGLGILIGAYKWGLHRIEGLGWLFVVASIPFPQIFAWLSRWLPERKRDEHWVRPEDRAFALESNPWYRAARVVGGLSLRALKHAFIWFVLIFAFLPLYLMIVVSFKDNQQFYLAPAALTTPLHWENWRAAWDAVTPTVANSLFISTSSTLLTLFLALCGAYFFARLRMPLSGTFWNAILLLMMMPAIANLVPLFILLRDMNLLNTLSALIIVGASGGQIFGIFMLRNFISDIPQDLFEAAEIDGATHFQQLRHVVIPLSGPILGTIGVMHFIGAWNDFVLPLIVMRDHARLPVMVQLLRMAGEYIKLWGPLMAGYAIASIPIIILFIFAQRLFIKGMTEGAVKG
- a CDS encoding tetratricopeptide repeat protein, whose product is MSRRSELAGIVTMLKPISLAGCCLALVMAAATARAQSVDQDFEFAQRLIERGFPDFANKLMQQVAAKHPDQAGRAKLVKAEGLISQRKFAEAEAVISELPAGDPKADAIRLALGRGYFRVGDMDRARAIYKGFFDQFKTPPSDPDLLKAYRDAAYQFAQMLQQAGDLAGAAEALGRIIATKPGREIERSLMAEQAQMLVDQAVKSSGAERTQLLDRAAKICGEIQWGGVDLWFGHSIITLANIELAKGNRARAQELITKQYRDILREIDKLIEEQNLSRALNPNAGARFLLGQMYEQDAEAAARDPAKKDEVIQALGRALNEYFNVFVKYGDSDWGPRAGIKANEVKARLESMGKTVNVDLGAHAEQAAATQMRLADNLFREKKFAEAAVEYLRVANAYPTADAAARALGFATQSYLELGDKLFARMVIQHIAERYSGRPAGATALLAAATTANNKKDSEFATEIYEAYLKGFPQHERAGMILFFLGNERRKAGDNEGANYYFQRIVDNYPKDQYYPQALRLIARSYYDLGDFEKAAAAYAKLVNDVPPSPERAAAQFSLADCYVRLQQWPKAAAELKTLIDWLTPTNNPYASTDADRERNRALLERAFFQRANVIARITAPADRVQQLRSAALQLYEQFLSQFPKSELAPKALMGLGQMQLALGQTDAAAQTFDRLAREYPQSEEGKNALFSLARSAMEIGQIEQARQAFRKMAQTPDRFSPDEFARIGQLMIDAKLYDEALEAFRIAAENPQILATKDTPASRAILERALFGVGSANFARGNYEEAVKALERLLQEYPRSGLFFEARFMLGEAYAALGNFLAASQSLSDIFRFANDPIQINRASMKLAEVQLRANDKAGALASYQRVALLSDPSKQEQRPFIQEALLKSVPLAMEIGRFKDAVESCDQFLQLFPTSDKVSDVRRMRAEAALQVSSAAGAPPAGSPPAGSPASGQSGGETP
- a CDS encoding MotA/TolQ/ExbB proton channel family protein produces the protein MSTRTRTTMGLVAVIAAAWIGVVAAPAFGQEMELSPEAKAAEAAAAKKGSPMSFFNVVASGGTMGVILWIALISCSVAGFALIVDSFITVREKKIVQESLVQKVREAIEQGDVMKALKHCEEEPGPLANILSAGFSNVQEGFEAVQEAVGVAADLESEKLLQRVTYLNVVANLSPMLGLLGTVQGMIFAFANLATMQAGAAQQQMLAINIAQALYTTAGGLIAAVPAVGFFYFFRNKATKIILGMEALTTDLVKSLRNVEVVSE
- a CDS encoding biopolymer transporter ExbD, which encodes MARRKQEDTSINMTPMIDVVFQLIIFFVVTTDMQQKAIDESIRLAMAPHAKPVETRDPREIVIEVDKNGRISIARVYMSADYLYTVIRKVVADHGQTVPVIIRADGETRHDAIRAAMDAVTRAGLWKVKFAAIREKAS
- a CDS encoding biopolymer transporter ExbD, whose product is MARERKRDRSGESGELNMTAMIDVVFQLLIFFLVTQKPIDSLANLDVSRPAPEAKKEQMQTPPKMIRIHIYPDGFTINDRPVGLAELEGLLAKLASIDTKQTIMIMCAAMSRHEDLIRVLDLCAKTGLVNLSVISTN